One window of the Saccopteryx bilineata isolate mSacBil1 chromosome 2, mSacBil1_pri_phased_curated, whole genome shotgun sequence genome contains the following:
- the LOC136323485 gene encoding large ribosomal subunit protein eL15-like, which translates to MGAYKYIQELWRKKQSDVMRFLLRVRCWQYRQLSALHRAPRPTRPDKARRLGYKAKQGYVIYRIRVRRGGRKRPVPKGATYGKPVHHGVNQLKFARSLQSVAEERAGRHCGALRVLNSYWVGEDSTYKFFEVILIDPFHKAIRRNPDTQWITKPVHKHREMRGLTSAGRKSCGLGKGHKFHHTIGGSRCAAWRRRNILQLHRYR; encoded by the coding sequence ATGGGCGCTTACAAGTACATCCAGGAGCTGTGGAGGAAGAAGCAGTCCGATGTGATGCGCTTCCTTCTCAGGGTGCGCTGCTGGCAGTACCGCCAGCTCTCCGCGCTGCACCGGGCCCCCCGCCCCACCCGGCCCGATAAAGCGCGCAGGCTGGGCTACAAGGCCAAGCAAGGTTATGTCATTTATCGGATTCGCGTGCGCCGCGGTGGCCGCAAACGCCCTGTTCCTAAGGGCGCCACCTACGGCAAGCCTGTCCACCACGGTGTCAACCAGCTCAAGTTCGCTCGGAGCCTCCAGTCTGTTGCCGAGGAGCGAGCTGGACGCCACTGTGGGGCTCTGAGAGTCCTGAATTCTTACTGGGTTGGTGAAGATTCCACATACAAATTCTTTGAGGTTATCCTCATTGATCCATTCCATAAGGCTATCAGAAGGAATCCTGACACCCAGTGGATCACCAAACCTGTCCACAAGCACAGGGAGATGCGAGGGCTTACATCTGCAGGCCGCAAGAGCTGTGGCCTTGGGAAGGGCCACAAGTTCCACCACACCATTGGTGGCTCTCGCTGTGCAGCCTGGAGAAGGCGCAATATTCTCCAGCTCCACCGCTACCGCTAA